The proteins below are encoded in one region of Ochotona princeps isolate mOchPri1 chromosome 24, mOchPri1.hap1, whole genome shotgun sequence:
- the MRPS17 gene encoding small ribosomal subunit protein uS17m: MSVIRSSVHAKWIVGKVIGTAMQKTAKVRVTRLVLDPYLLKYFNKRKTYFAHDALEQCTVGDIVLLKALPVPRTKHVKHELAEIIFKVGRVIDPVTGKPCAGTTYLESPLHEETPHVTQSLEELHISAP; this comes from the exons ATGTCAGTTATCCGTTCGTCTGTCCATGCTAAATGGATTGTGGGGAAGGTGATTGGGACAGCAATGCAGAAAACTGCTAAAGTGAGAGTCACCAGGCTTGTGCTGGATCCCTATCTATTAAAG TACTTCAATAAGAGAAAGACCTACTTTGCCCACGATGCCCTCGAGCAGTGCACGGTCGGGGATATTGTGCTCCTGAAAGCTTTACCCGTCCCCCGGACAAAGCACGTGAAGCATGAACTGGCCGAGATCATCTTCAAAGTGGGAAGGGTGATAGACCCGGTGACGGGGAAGCCCTGTGCGGGCACCACCTACCTGGAGAGTCCGCTCCATGAGGAAACCCCCCACGTAACCCAAAGCCTGGAAGAACTGCACATCTCAGCCCCTTGA